In Bombus vancouverensis nearcticus chromosome 1, iyBomVanc1_principal, whole genome shotgun sequence, a single genomic region encodes these proteins:
- the LOC117160745 gene encoding uncharacterized protein LOC117160745 isoform X2, giving the protein MRSFHTSNRIFYRFVSNSHHDGSFSAREISMDREPHLPVYTAPKGKWKALYRTQIFSPSWMGELKNPVHGDRNNVDDVSWPFYNAIDEVLGYDRGSTPIGDEYIDPHEFLCVSVTPEEPTSSVDALPAQSNPEIDRRINDSFPERRLRALSANCTIEIQKVRPSGVNRQMNKNLAKRKRTTRNVAVAIPRLPRATELTIEKVTSEADCIKDLSRLRGRDAASTQEDKERLERNEDEGMPRKSRKSRMAAPYRDDRDSRTDRRIEQIFEYIKRRDEENRSIMVRVMHAVESIANKL; this is encoded by the exons ATGAGAAGTTTTCACACGTCCAATCGTATTTTCTATAGATTTGTATCAAACAGTCATCATGACGGAAGTTTCTCAGCACGCGAAATTTCGAT GGACCGAGAACCTCACCTGCCGGTTTATACAGCTCCGAAAGGAAAATGGAAAGCTCTTTACCGGACGCAAATATTCAGCCCAAGCTGGATGGGA GAACTGAAGAATCCGGTACACGGAGACAGAAACAACGTGGATGACGTTTCATGGCCGTTTTACAATGCGATCGACGAGGTTCTTGGATACGATCGGGGATCTACGCCGATCGGCGATGAGTACATCGATCCCCACGAATTCCTTTGCGTCTCCGTGACACCGGAAGAGCCCACCTCGTCCGTGGACGCACTTCCTGCGCAATCTAATCCGGAAATCGATCGTCGAATCAACGATTCGTTTCCGGAACGGAGGTTAAGGGCGCTTAGTGCCAACTGCACGATTGAGATCCAGAAAGTACGACCTTCTGGTGTTAACAG GCAGATGAACAAAAATTTGGCAAAGAGGAAACGAACCACGCGGAACGTCGCGGTCGCGATACCGCGGCTACCACGTGCCACAGAACTAACGATCGAGAAAGTGACGTCAGAGGCGGACTGCATCAAGGATTTGTCCAGACTACGTGGAAGGGATGCCGCGTCGACTCAAGAAGACAAAGAGAGGTTAGAGCGTAACGAGGATGAGGGGATGCCGAGAAAGTCACGAAAAAGCCGTATGGCAGCACCGTATCGTGATGATCGCGATTCACGGACCGATCGCCGTATAGAGCAGATCTTTGAATATATCAAACGACGAGACGAAGAGAATAGATCTATCATGGTACGAGTGATGCACGCGGTGGAGAGCATCGCTAACAAGCTGTGA
- the LOC117160745 gene encoding uncharacterized protein LOC117160745 isoform X1 gives MTEVSQHAKFRWTENLTCRFIQLRKENGKLFTGRKYSAQAGWEYILQQMREEFPTIMANVHYKVLKKKWSNLLQQYKELKNPVHGDRNNVDDVSWPFYNAIDEVLGYDRGSTPIGDEYIDPHEFLCVSVTPEEPTSSVDALPAQSNPEIDRRINDSFPERRLRALSANCTIEIQKVRPSGVNRQMNKNLAKRKRTTRNVAVAIPRLPRATELTIEKVTSEADCIKDLSRLRGRDAASTQEDKERLERNEDEGMPRKSRKSRMAAPYRDDRDSRTDRRIEQIFEYIKRRDEENRSIMVRVMHAVESIANKL, from the exons ATGACGGAAGTTTCTCAGCACGCGAAATTTCGAT GGACCGAGAACCTCACCTGCCGGTTTATACAGCTCCGAAAGGAAAATGGAAAGCTCTTTACCGGACGCAAATATTCAGCCCAAGCTGGATGGGA GTATATTTTGCAACAGATGAGAGAAGAATTTCCTACTATAATGGCTAACGTACATTACAAAGTGCTGAAGAAGAAATGGTCGAACCTGTTGCAGCAGTACAAA GAACTGAAGAATCCGGTACACGGAGACAGAAACAACGTGGATGACGTTTCATGGCCGTTTTACAATGCGATCGACGAGGTTCTTGGATACGATCGGGGATCTACGCCGATCGGCGATGAGTACATCGATCCCCACGAATTCCTTTGCGTCTCCGTGACACCGGAAGAGCCCACCTCGTCCGTGGACGCACTTCCTGCGCAATCTAATCCGGAAATCGATCGTCGAATCAACGATTCGTTTCCGGAACGGAGGTTAAGGGCGCTTAGTGCCAACTGCACGATTGAGATCCAGAAAGTACGACCTTCTGGTGTTAACAG GCAGATGAACAAAAATTTGGCAAAGAGGAAACGAACCACGCGGAACGTCGCGGTCGCGATACCGCGGCTACCACGTGCCACAGAACTAACGATCGAGAAAGTGACGTCAGAGGCGGACTGCATCAAGGATTTGTCCAGACTACGTGGAAGGGATGCCGCGTCGACTCAAGAAGACAAAGAGAGGTTAGAGCGTAACGAGGATGAGGGGATGCCGAGAAAGTCACGAAAAAGCCGTATGGCAGCACCGTATCGTGATGATCGCGATTCACGGACCGATCGCCGTATAGAGCAGATCTTTGAATATATCAAACGACGAGACGAAGAGAATAGATCTATCATGGTACGAGTGATGCACGCGGTGGAGAGCATCGCTAACAAGCTGTGA